A region of the Litchfieldia alkalitelluris genome:
GACCTTGGTGATGCCCTAAGGAATGAGTGGGATGATGTTACTGCTGCAATGAAAAATTGTAGCTATGACTTTTTTAGTGATTATTATGATAAAAAATATGATACCTATTTATCAGAGCTACGAGAAGTGGTTGAGGAGGAATTTTCAAAAATCCCACCAGTACTAAAGAGTGTCTTGAAACAGTTAGAAGCCCAGCAAAAGAAGTTAAAAACTACAAAAAACAAACAATATCAATCTAAATTAAAAATGATTCAGCAGATAGAAAAAGAACTAGAGGAGATAAACCAACCATGAGTATCGAGAAAATAACTGAGCTTGCGAGCCTGACAGAAGAGTTGTCTGCGTTTATTAGAAGTGATTTATTTTTACAAGAAAATAATCAAACGATTTCTGCACTAGAGCATTCACATCATAATTTAATGAATCGTAGATATGTGGTTTCGGTGATTGCTGCGATGAAAGCTGGGAAGTCAACGACATTTAATGCGTTGTTAGGAAGAGATTTGCTACCCAATGAAAATGCCTCTTGTACCACTGCGATAACAGAAGTGAAGCATGCAAACGAAATGATTGATAGAGTTACAAAGGTCTACAAAGATGGCGCCGTTAAGCTAATAAAAGCTGAAGGTGGCAAGACACTAGAAGAGAACTTTCAAGAAGATGTTAGGGCATCTAGACGAAATGATGAAGTGAAAAATATTGAGAAATATTATGTTGAATGTCCAGTTAGAGCATTAGAGGGTTCAAGTTATAAGGAGTTAGTACAAAACTTTATTCTTGTTGATACACCAGGTCCAAATGAAGCGAATGTTGGAGACTTTGATGTGGCAGAACTACAAAGAATTGCATTAGAACAGCTCCGTCACTCAGATGCACTGATTATTCTATTTGACTATCAAAACTATAAATCTGACACAAATGCCAATATCCTAAAAAGTATTTTTGAAAACCGAGAAGACCTTGAAAAGGATCAGGATAAAATCTATTTTCTTGTTAATAAAATAGATGCCATGACATCTAAGGATGGAACGATCGCAGATACTCTTTTAAAGGTAAAACAACTAATTCGCGAGCATGCACCGATTATTAAGAATCCGAATGTGTTTGCCTTTTCAGCAAAACAGGCCTGCCTAGCTCGTAGTGTAATTAATCAAACTGCAACAGAAGAAATGAAGAATGAAATGAAAACGGCCTATGGTTCAAAGTATTCTTTTCAAAAGGAAATTGATGGAGACGTATATGAAGTCATTCCGAGTCCTGAAAAATTTGCAGATCAGCTGTTAAAAGATAGTCAAATCGTTCAAATCGAAGAAAAAATTATTGAAAAGGTATTCGACCGAGCAAGTGAGCAGATGATGAAAAATGGATTTCATAAAGCTGAACAAGCAATCCTTGACATTGTAAATAGTGTTCAGGCTCAAATCGAAATAAGCTCAAAAACGGATGAAGAAATTTACCTTGGAATTAGTGAAAGTAAAACACAAATTCTCACCTTAAAGGATAAAGGAGAAAAAATCAAAAACTTACCTGCCAAACATTTAGACTTATTAAAGAGTCAGGTGCAGTCCATCATTACACAAATTCCTGATACGATCCAGAAAACAATAAATGGGATACTTCCTAAAGAAGATATACTCCAAAGCGAGGATCAACATTTTTTAAATGAACGAATTCAATCAATACAAAGAGATGTAGCAAACATGATTGAAATCTCACTTAATCGTGAAGTGGATCGAATTCAAAGGCTTGCATTTGAAACTCAAAATAAAATTAGTACGAAGCTTACGGAGGAGTTTCAAAAGCTATCAGATAGTGCAAATGAGATGATTGGGAAAAAGCTGACGATTACGTTAAGAAGCTACAACATTCAAGAGATTTCTAAGAATCAAGTTGATCAAAAAGACGCAGATGTTAGGGAAAAGGACAAAATTACGGATGGGATGGAAACCGTGTTTGATCCAAAGCAAGCTGCCATTGTTTCAGCAACAACAACAACGTTAGGTGCAACTATTGGAGGGGCTGTTGGAAGTGTTTTTCCAGTTATTGGCACGGCTATCGGAGCTGCCGTGGGTGGAGCCATTGGTGGATTAATTGGTTATTTTTCTGGTGGAAAGTCATCCAAGCCCGTTACTCATAAGAAGAAGTTCTATACAGCAGATATTAGTGAGATGAAAAAATCTCTTGCTAAGGGTGCATTAGAGATTGCTGGGAAAGCTGGAAAGGATTTAGAGAACAGCATTAATCAGCTAGAAGTAGAGTATTCAGCTTTTATAGGGAAACAGTTGGATGAGTTTATTGCTAATTTGAACACGCAACTAGATGAAATGATGGCTCAGTATGAAGCGAATAAGAACGATCTGGATCAGCATATGGGGCATATGAATGTGATTTTGAAAGAGATGGAAGTGTTTGAGGAAAGATTGAAGGCCATTGAATCGAAAGAGATGTTGTTTGTTTAATATGATTTTAACCCCAAACTAATTAGTACAGAATCCATATATGACGGAGGCCACGAGCATGGAAAAAACAACAACGAATTATAAAGATCATTTTCAATCAAATTCCTCTAAAGTATTGGCATCTTTGCAGGAATTCCATGATTTATCCAATGTAGAGATTGAGGATGAAAAACTAAGAGAAAGCCTCTCAAGTATAAGTGCGGAAGTCGCTTCAGGAATTGATAAAATTCAAATGAACTTAACGTATTTATTAAAAAATGTAGAATGGGATACATTTAACGTAGCTTTTTTCGGTGAAACCAATGCCGGAAAAAGCACACTTATTGAAGCTTTAACTAAAGGAAAAGGAACATTTATTGGGGATGGACGTAAGGATTTTACGAAAAAAACGACTAGTATTAACTTGGATACGGTTCAGTTATTGGATTTGCCAGGAATTGAAGGAAATGAGAAGAAATATATTTCGGAAATAAAACGAGGCGTTGAAAAAGCACATATTGTCTTTTATGTGATTGGAACAAATAAAGAGCCTGAATTTGAGACCTTAAAAAAGATTAGCTCATTTTTGCGAGATCAAGCAAAGGTTTACTCAGTCATCAATGTTAGAGGGAAACCAAGTATTTATCGTTATCAACCAGAACTTGTATCAGAATCTGTGAAAACGATTGAAGAACGTACAAAAGAGAAGTTTAAGAGTATTTTAGGAGAACACTATGTTGATAATATAATACTCAATGCTCATTTAGGGTTTTTATCAACAGGTAAGCCTCAAAGAGAGGACCTGATCCGTGATCAACAAAAACTACTCGATGTGTTTGAATCCTTTGAAAAAAGCTACGAATTTAGCAACTTAGCAAAGATTGAAGATTTATTATCACAATTAACTGTACATAGTAAAAAAGAAATTGCTGTGTCTAATACCTACAAATACATGAGTACCATTGAATCCATTATGGGGAGAATTTTAAAAGGAAAAAAGGAATTTGACTCTGAAATTAAATCGATGCATGTAAAAACAGATGAGGCCGTTCGTAAAGCTGAGGTTTCAATTTCTACATTTCATCAAAGCATCTTAAGTAGTGTACATGTGAAAATCGACCAGATGAAAAGTAATATGGAAAAGATTATTTATGAAGGTATCGATTATGAATCTAGTGAGTCAACGATCAAGCGGAAACTCACAGAACAACAAAAGGTGACAGAAAAAGAGATAAAACAGGTACTTGAAACTCAGTTGGAAGATTTAAAAACCGATATAAAACGTATTTTTACCCAGCTGCAAAAAAGAATTGATATTGAGTTTAAATTCAAGGGAATGGGCAGTAATGATTTTAATATTCGGGATATTATTAAGAAAATGGAGATTAGTATTGGCTATATCATGAAAGAAATCCTTGATGTTGGTTTATCAGTGATTGGAATCTTATTAATGGCGTTTAATCCAATCCTAGCGATCATTGGCGGAGTTGTGGCTTTAATCAAGAAAATATGGGAATGGTTTTTTGGTGACCCGACAAAACGGAAGCGAGAAGCAAAAAGTGAAGCTTATAATGAGATAAGCAAGAGCGTCAAAACGATGAAAGCTGAGATGACAAAAACTCTTAATAAAGAAATGAACTATCTACAAAAAAGTATGGAAAAGCAAGTAGGTGGGTTTAGAGATTTTATTCATCAAATCAGATTATTGAGCTTTGCGATGAACGAAAAAATTCGTGATTTGCAAATGAGTAAGGTAGAGATCAGTCGACAGTTAACAGAATATGTTGAAGGAGCTAATAATCATTTTACCTTTTTTGATTTAAAGCTTAAGTGCGCCATGTTTATTGGGGCACAGCCAGAACATCCAGATGTTTATCGTCTTGAAAAAATATATGCGTATCCAACATTATCGGCCTTTTTTGCAGAACATAATTTTCCGGTTAAGGATGAATTTATGTATATCCCTGCAAATGAGGAGTTTTTATATCGTGCGACTTCAACACTACTAGATTACTATAAACAAACCGATCATTTTCTTCCGATAAAAGGGGTAAGGAGACAGAGATCATGACAATTACGACTTTTTTAGATGAAAAACAATCTGTATTGAACAAGTTAACACAGTTGAAGAAGAAGGTAGAACAGTTTCAAGAGATGGATATAGAGATGGGAGATTTGAAGCTCAAAATCGACCAATCTATCAAAAACATTGAAGATGAAAAATTTGTAATTGCAGTATTCGGTGCGTTTACAGATGGCAAATCGACCATTTTAAAATCAATTACAAAACAAAACAATATTGCAATTGCACCTGAGCCGACAACAGATAAAGTAACCTTTTATCATCTGGATGATCATCAGCTTGGAAAAGATTTTGTGATTGTAGATACACCGGGTTTATTTTCTGAACATATGCTTCACACGGAAAAGACAAAGAAGTTCATTTCAGAAGCCAATGTGGTGATTTATACGGTTGATTCGGTAAATCCGTTAAAAGACAGTCATCACAACACGATTAAATGGCTATTTGATGACTTGGATAAACTCGACTCTACGATT
Encoded here:
- a CDS encoding GTPase domain-containing protein, translating into MEKTTTNYKDHFQSNSSKVLASLQEFHDLSNVEIEDEKLRESLSSISAEVASGIDKIQMNLTYLLKNVEWDTFNVAFFGETNAGKSTLIEALTKGKGTFIGDGRKDFTKKTTSINLDTVQLLDLPGIEGNEKKYISEIKRGVEKAHIVFYVIGTNKEPEFETLKKISSFLRDQAKVYSVINVRGKPSIYRYQPELVSESVKTIEERTKEKFKSILGEHYVDNIILNAHLGFLSTGKPQREDLIRDQQKLLDVFESFEKSYEFSNLAKIEDLLSQLTVHSKKEIAVSNTYKYMSTIESIMGRILKGKKEFDSEIKSMHVKTDEAVRKAEVSISTFHQSILSSVHVKIDQMKSNMEKIIYEGIDYESSESTIKRKLTEQQKVTEKEIKQVLETQLEDLKTDIKRIFTQLQKRIDIEFKFKGMGSNDFNIRDIIKKMEISIGYIMKEILDVGLSVIGILLMAFNPILAIIGGVVALIKKIWEWFFGDPTKRKREAKSEAYNEISKSVKTMKAEMTKTLNKEMNYLQKSMEKQVGGFRDFIHQIRLLSFAMNEKIRDLQMSKVEISRQLTEYVEGANNHFTFFDLKLKCAMFIGAQPEHPDVYRLEKIYAYPTLSAFFAEHNFPVKDEFMYIPANEEFLYRATSTLLDYYKQTDHFLPIKGVRRQRS
- a CDS encoding dynamin family protein, yielding MSIEKITELASLTEELSAFIRSDLFLQENNQTISALEHSHHNLMNRRYVVSVIAAMKAGKSTTFNALLGRDLLPNENASCTTAITEVKHANEMIDRVTKVYKDGAVKLIKAEGGKTLEENFQEDVRASRRNDEVKNIEKYYVECPVRALEGSSYKELVQNFILVDTPGPNEANVGDFDVAELQRIALEQLRHSDALIILFDYQNYKSDTNANILKSIFENREDLEKDQDKIYFLVNKIDAMTSKDGTIADTLLKVKQLIREHAPIIKNPNVFAFSAKQACLARSVINQTATEEMKNEMKTAYGSKYSFQKEIDGDVYEVIPSPEKFADQLLKDSQIVQIEEKIIEKVFDRASEQMMKNGFHKAEQAILDIVNSVQAQIEISSKTDEEIYLGISESKTQILTLKDKGEKIKNLPAKHLDLLKSQVQSIITQIPDTIQKTINGILPKEDILQSEDQHFLNERIQSIQRDVANMIEISLNREVDRIQRLAFETQNKISTKLTEEFQKLSDSANEMIGKKLTITLRSYNIQEISKNQVDQKDADVREKDKITDGMETVFDPKQAAIVSATTTTLGATIGGAVGSVFPVIGTAIGAAVGGAIGGLIGYFSGGKSSKPVTHKKKFYTADISEMKKSLAKGALEIAGKAGKDLENSINQLEVEYSAFIGKQLDEFIANLNTQLDEMMAQYEANKNDLDQHMGHMNVILKEMEVFEERLKAIESKEMLFV